The sequence below is a genomic window from Actinokineospora baliensis.
CAGCGCCCGCCGCCCCAGCCCGCGGTGGGTGTGCCGCGACCGCACCCAACTCTCGGCGAACGCGGCGTCGTTGATCAGCCCGGCCCGGTCGAACTTCCCGAGCACCACCTCGGCGACGTCATCGGGGATCTCCTTGCGCCGCAGCGCTTGCGCGAGCTCAACCCTGGTCCGGTCGCGGGCGGCCAGCAGCCGGTAGCAGATGTCCCGAGCCTTGGCGGCCACCTCATCCGGCGTGAGCTCCCGCTCCCGGCGACCCCGCCGACCAGCCCCCGCCTCCCCGTCCCCGGTGTCAGGCTCCGGCTCAGGACGGGGCACGGCCGACAACTCGGCCAGCTTCCGCCGCACCCGCTCCACTTCCCCGCCGGACTCCCGACGAGCGGCACCGGTGGGACCCTGGGTTTCTGGCGGCGCCTCAACGAGCTCCCTGGCGCCAGACGCGCCGGATCGGCCCCGCTCGGGGCGGGGTGCGGCTGGCAACTCGGCCAACTTCTGACGCACCCGCCCCACTTCCCCGCCAGACTCCCGAAGGGCGGCACCGGTGGGGTCCTGGGTTTCCGGCGGCGCCTCAACAGACTCCCCAGCGCCAGCTCGCCCCCGCTCGGGGCGAGCGGCTGGTTTCTGCCGCGCTCGCCCCACTTTTCCGGTGGAACCGCTGGGGTCCTGGTCCTCCGGCGACACCTCGGCGGGGGGATTCCTCTTGCGCCGCACGGGCTCGGACCCGGTGTCCTCAGTGGACCTCCGGGCCTTCGGGCGCGCAGCAGGCTGCTCCGCCCACCACTGCCCGTCCGCGACGGGCTCGGGTGGCTCGGTCGTGTCCGACCACCAGGTCCCCGGGGCGGTCTCGGCCGCCGCCCCGGGGTCGGGGTCGTGCCACCACCCGGTCCCCTCGGTCCGGGGGGTGTGCTCCGGCATCAGAACTCGACGGGGGCCGGGGCGGTCTCGTCGGCGTCGAGCTTGGCACCGATGCCGAGCTTCTCCTTGATCCGCTTCTCGATCTCGTCGGCCACGTCCGGGTTGTCCAGCAGGAACTTGCGGGCGTTCTCCTTGCCCTGGCCCAGCTGGTCGCCCTCGTAGGTGTACCAGGCGCCGGACTTGCGCAGGATGGCCTGGTCGACGCCCATGTCGATGAGCGAGCCCTCGCGGCTGACGCCCTTGCCGTAGAGGATGTCGAACTCGGCCTGCTTGAACGGCGGGGCGACCTTGTTCTTGACGACCTTGACCCTGGTGCGGTTGCCGACCGGCTCGCCGCCGTCCTTGAGGGTCTCGATCCGCCGGACGTCGAGGCGGACCGAGGCGTAGAACTTCAGCGCCTTGCCGCCGGTCGTGGTCTCCGGGGACCCGAACATCACGCCGATCTTCTCGCGCAGCTGGTTGATGAAGATCGCGGTGGTGCCGGAGTTGTTCATCGCGCCGGTCATCTTGCGCAGCGCCTGGCTCATCAGCCTGGCCTGCAGGCCGACGTGGTTGTCGCCCATCTCGCCCTCGATCTCGGCGCGCGGCACCAGGGCGGCGACCGAGTCGATGACGATGATGTCGAGCGCACCGGAGCGGATCAGCATGTCCGCGATCTCCAGCGCCTGCTCACCGGTGTCTGGCTGCGACACCAGCAGCGCGTCGGTGTCGACGCCGAGCGCCTTGGCGTACTCGGGGTCGAGCGCGTGCTCGGCGTCGATGAACGCCGCGATGCCGCCCGCGCGCTGGGCGTTGGCCACCGCGTGCAGTGCGACGGTGGTCTTACCGGACGATTCCGGGCCGTAGATCTCCACGACCCTGCCGCGCGGCAGGCCACCGATGCCGAGGGCGACGTCGAGGGCGATGGCGCCGGTCGGGATGACGGCGATCGGGGCGCGGCCCTCCTCGCCGAGGCGCATCACCGATCCCTTGCCGAAGTTCTTGTCGATCTGGGCCAGGGCGAGCTCAAGCGCCTTGTCCCGGTCGGGTGCTGCTGGCATCTTCGATCCACCTCGGGTCTGTTTCGTGCTCACGCCGAGCACGCTACGGGCAGGGACCGACGATTGTCGGCGGGCACCGCCGGTCTGTGGACAAACGGGGCCGTTGTGGATGGGAGAGTAGCGAACACCTGTTCGACCCCGCGGACCGACACGCCGGAGCCCCGGCCGCTCAGCGCCGTTCGGGTGGTACCTCGAAGACCTCGCAGACGACCCGCCAGATCTCCTTCGCCGGGATCCCGGCGTCAAGCGCCTGCTCGACGGTGCGGCCGCCGAGGGCGCCGAAAACGTGGTCGTGGGCGATGGTCTCGGCCAGCGGGGCGCCGAACTCGTCGGCGAGCAGGGCACGGAAAGCGGTGATGCGCATCGCCACGCAGTCTAGGCGCAGGGCACAATCGGGGGTGTGGCCATCGAACCGCCGTCCGCGCTGGAGAGCACGCTGATCGACATCGCCGTCATCGGCGGGCTGGTCGCGGCGATCGTCTTCGGGATACTGGCGCTGCGCAACCGGCGGCGCTAGCACTGGGTCGGGCCACTAGGTACCCGGCTGGACCTCGGCGGTGAAGAAGTCGGCGAGGGTGTCCGGCGTGAGGTCGCGGGCCCCGGTGCGCGAGACCCATCCGACGAGCGGACGATCGGCGACGGTGAAGACGAGGACCCCGGCACCGTCCTTGACCCCTGCGCGGTAGCTGCCGCCGAGTCCGTTGCCGCGCCAGTCCGCGACGACGTGATCACTGCCGGTCATCGCGTTGAGCTCGGTGGTGAACAGCTCCTGGACCTCTTCACGCGAACCGAGTTGGGCGTAGTTGACGGTGTAGGACCGCGGCAGGGTGCAGGTGACGTCCGCGGGTGACTCCGCCGTCTTGCACTGCCCGTCCGCGACGTCACCGGCGAGTTGGCGCAGGCAGGCGGTGAAGCCCTGGGAGTCCTTGGCGCCCTTGGTCTGGCACGAGTCCGCGCTCGGCAGGTCGTCGCGCGGCAGCAGGAAGAACACCCCGGCGGCGACGGCGAGCGCGACGACCACGGCGGCGGAGATCAGCAGCGGCAGCCTGGACCGCTTCGGCGGCGGTGGCGCCACCGGTCGCTGCGGGACCGGGAAGTTGACCTGGAGCGGTCCCGTGTAGGTCGGCTGGTGCTGGCCCGGGTCGACCGTGGTGGTGCGCATGCTGATGCCCTCGCGGCTCACCAGGTGCGCGCCGAGGGCAACAGCCGTCTCGGGCTGGTCGAGGCTGGTGGGCACGACCCGGAGCTGCTCGGCGATCAGCGTCGCCACCAGCGGGATCCGGCTGGCCCCGCCGACGAGGTAGATGCCCACCAGCCGGTCAGGGGTGAGGCCGGTGGCCCGGGTGGTCGCGGCGAGGACCTCGACGCTGCGCAGCAGGCTCGGCCGGATCAGGGCTTCCAACTCGACGCGCGTCAGCAGGACGTCGTGGAAGGGCGCCGGCATGGGCACCTCGGTTTGCGGATGGCGCGATAGAGCTTCCTTGGCTGCCTTAATGTCTTCTTGCAGCGCCCTACGAGCCCGGCGGTCCGTAGTGGACTCTGGCCGCAGTAGGCGCTGCCACCCCACGGGATCGCGGTGGGAAACTTGGCGACCAACGTGCTCTAGTAAGAACTGGTCCACATCAACGCCGCCGAGATCCGCCAAGCCGTTCTCGGCCAAGACCGCGAACCCTTGCTGCGTCGCGGCGACGACGGCGACATCGAAGGTCCCTGCGCCTAGGTCGTAGACAGCCAGCGCCTGCCCTGGCGGTAGCGGGTGCCCTAGCGAAGTGAAGTGCGCTGCGGCGGCGACCGGTTCGGGGACCATGACCAGGTTCGTGCCCATGCCCGCTTGCCTGGCCGCCGACAAGAGGACGTTGCGCCGCACGGGGCCCCACTGCGCGGGGTGGGTCAACCGGACCTCATCCGGCCGGGCACCACCCAACTGCCTAGAGACCTCGTCGATCACATGCCGCAAGACCGCCGCGAGCGCATCCACCACCGGGACGACGACATCGCCTAAGAGCAAGGTCCCCTCGTCCACCCGCCGCTTCGGATTCGGCTCGAACCGCGCCGGATCCAGCCGCGCCCGCCGCTCAGCGTCCCGTCCGACAACCAGCCCACCGTCCTCGC
It includes:
- the recA gene encoding recombinase RecA; the encoded protein is MPAAPDRDKALELALAQIDKNFGKGSVMRLGEEGRAPIAVIPTGAIALDVALGIGGLPRGRVVEIYGPESSGKTTVALHAVANAQRAGGIAAFIDAEHALDPEYAKALGVDTDALLVSQPDTGEQALEIADMLIRSGALDIIVIDSVAALVPRAEIEGEMGDNHVGLQARLMSQALRKMTGAMNNSGTTAIFINQLREKIGVMFGSPETTTGGKALKFYASVRLDVRRIETLKDGGEPVGNRTRVKVVKNKVAPPFKQAEFDILYGKGVSREGSLIDMGVDQAILRKSGAWYTYEGDQLGQGKENARKFLLDNPDVADEIEKRIKEKLGIGAKLDADETAPAPVEF
- a CDS encoding DUF3046 domain-containing protein; its protein translation is MRITAFRALLADEFGAPLAETIAHDHVFGALGGRTVEQALDAGIPAKEIWRVVCEVFEVPPERR
- a CDS encoding Hsp70 family protein, with translation MRVLSVDLGTSNTVAVLSAHGRPPRVIEVDGAATMPSAVYASEDGGLVVGRDAERRARLDPARFEPNPKRRVDEGTLLLGDVVVPVVDALAAVLRHVIDEVSRQLGGARPDEVRLTHPAQWGPVRRNVLLSAARQAGMGTNLVMVPEPVAAAAHFTSLGHPLPPGQALAVYDLGAGTFDVAVVAATQQGFAVLAENGLADLGGVDVDQFLLEHVGRQVSHRDPVGWQRLLRPESTTDRRARRALQEDIKAAKEALSRHPQTEVPMPAPFHDVLLTRVELEALIRPSLLRSVEVLAATTRATGLTPDRLVGIYLVGGASRIPLVATLIAEQLRVVPTSLDQPETAVALGAHLVSREGISMRTTTVDPGQHQPTYTGPLQVNFPVPQRPVAPPPPKRSRLPLLISAAVVVALAVAAGVFFLLPRDDLPSADSCQTKGAKDSQGFTACLRQLAGDVADGQCKTAESPADVTCTLPRSYTVNYAQLGSREEVQELFTTELNAMTGSDHVVADWRGNGLGGSYRAGVKDGAGVLVFTVADRPLVGWVSRTGARDLTPDTLADFFTAEVQPGT